One Engystomops pustulosus chromosome 7, aEngPut4.maternal, whole genome shotgun sequence DNA window includes the following coding sequences:
- the LOC140071341 gene encoding uncharacterized protein isoform X1 — MLQFHTTMKVVFCAALFAVILHPAESRCRGQENEYEDAGDHGEKHGGRKGFQNQKGSQGQDMLSGVAQSLGLPNNLLEGGLQGLVQKLGLSPGGEDKNGLLSQLGGLAQKLGLSPGGGKDQQSGQGNNCPLSQLAGLAQKFGLSPGGHQDQHSGQGKTCPLSGIMEMIGSALGGGGGAGGGGGLGGLGGLLGGLGNMFSGKGQGSGSFGGRGGRRKKFGQGAESDYGGGQEESGRGGGRRSKGRQDRQKGCQRKNDDSEWGF; from the exons TTCCATACTACAATGAAAGTCgtattctgtgcagcgctgtttgCTGTGATACTACATCCTGCAGAGAGCAGATGTCGCGGTCAGGAAAATGAATATGAAGATGCAG GAGACCATGGTGAGAAACATGGAGGAAGAAAAGGCTTCCAAAATCAAAAAGGATCGCAGGGTCAAGACATGTTGTCTGGAGTCGCCCAATCTCTAGGTTTACCAAACAATCTATTAGAAGGTGGGCTTCAAGGCCTGGTTCAGAAGTTAGGTCTATCTCCAGGAGGAGAAGACAAGAATGGTCTCTTATCACAACTAGGTGGACTGGCCCAGAAGTTGGGCTTATCTCCAGGAGGTGGAAAAGACCAACAGTCGGGACAAGGCAACAATTGTCCCTTATCACAACTTGCTGGACTGGCCCAAAAGTTTGGTCTATCTCCTGGAGGACATCAAGACCAACACTCAGGGCAAGGCAAGACCTGTCCCTTATCTGGTATAATGGAGATGATTGGCTCAGCTCTTGGCGGAGGCGGtggggctggtggtggtggtggtttaGGAGGTCTTGGAGGATTACTAGGAGGTCTTGGAAATATGTTCTCTGGGAAAGGACAAGGTTCTGGCTCTTTCGGAGGACGTGGAGGGCGACGTAAAAAATTTGGCCAAGGAGCTGAATCAGATTACGGTGGAGGACAAGAGGAATCGGGCAGAGGTGGTGGACGCAGATCAAAAGGAAGACAAGACCGCCAGAAAGGATGCCAGAG GAAAAATGACGATTCCGAATGGGGCTTCTAG
- the LOC140071341 gene encoding uncharacterized protein isoform X2 — translation MKVVFCAALFAVILHPAESRCRGQENEYEDAGDHGEKHGGRKGFQNQKGSQGQDMLSGVAQSLGLPNNLLEGGLQGLVQKLGLSPGGEDKNGLLSQLGGLAQKLGLSPGGGKDQQSGQGNNCPLSQLAGLAQKFGLSPGGHQDQHSGQGKTCPLSGIMEMIGSALGGGGGAGGGGGLGGLGGLLGGLGNMFSGKGQGSGSFGGRGGRRKKFGQGAESDYGGGQEESGRGGGRRSKGRQDRQKGCQRKNDDSEWGF, via the exons ATGAAAGTCgtattctgtgcagcgctgtttgCTGTGATACTACATCCTGCAGAGAGCAGATGTCGCGGTCAGGAAAATGAATATGAAGATGCAG GAGACCATGGTGAGAAACATGGAGGAAGAAAAGGCTTCCAAAATCAAAAAGGATCGCAGGGTCAAGACATGTTGTCTGGAGTCGCCCAATCTCTAGGTTTACCAAACAATCTATTAGAAGGTGGGCTTCAAGGCCTGGTTCAGAAGTTAGGTCTATCTCCAGGAGGAGAAGACAAGAATGGTCTCTTATCACAACTAGGTGGACTGGCCCAGAAGTTGGGCTTATCTCCAGGAGGTGGAAAAGACCAACAGTCGGGACAAGGCAACAATTGTCCCTTATCACAACTTGCTGGACTGGCCCAAAAGTTTGGTCTATCTCCTGGAGGACATCAAGACCAACACTCAGGGCAAGGCAAGACCTGTCCCTTATCTGGTATAATGGAGATGATTGGCTCAGCTCTTGGCGGAGGCGGtggggctggtggtggtggtggtttaGGAGGTCTTGGAGGATTACTAGGAGGTCTTGGAAATATGTTCTCTGGGAAAGGACAAGGTTCTGGCTCTTTCGGAGGACGTGGAGGGCGACGTAAAAAATTTGGCCAAGGAGCTGAATCAGATTACGGTGGAGGACAAGAGGAATCGGGCAGAGGTGGTGGACGCAGATCAAAAGGAAGACAAGACCGCCAGAAAGGATGCCAGAG GAAAAATGACGATTCCGAATGGGGCTTCTAG